In Bordetella holmesii ATCC 51541, the following proteins share a genomic window:
- a CDS encoding binding--dependent transport system inner membrane component family protein, with protein sequence MTLWFLRRLAQAVVVVLLMTLIVFVGLHAIGNPVDILIGQDVDQVDRARIIAELGLDQPLWRQYLAFLNGALHGNLGNSFVYNIPAVQLILQRMPATLELAFAALFLAVLIGVPLGLYAGLYPEHPVSKAIMTGSIVGFSLPTFWVGLMLIMAFSVSLGWLPASGRDQTVEVAGAQWSWLTADGLRHLLLPAINLSLFKMSLVIRLTRAGVREVLPQEFVKFARAKGLSPMRVVVMHILRNTMIPLVTVLGLELGSTIAFAVVTESIFAWPGAGKLILDSINALDRPVIVSYLVVVVYLFVMLNLIVDILYKMLDPRVRLEGAQ encoded by the coding sequence ATGACACTGTGGTTTTTGCGCCGCCTGGCCCAAGCGGTGGTGGTCGTGCTGCTGATGACCCTCATCGTCTTCGTCGGCCTGCATGCGATTGGCAACCCGGTCGACATCCTGATCGGCCAGGACGTCGACCAAGTCGATCGCGCCCGCATCATCGCCGAGCTGGGCCTGGACCAGCCACTGTGGCGGCAATACCTGGCCTTTTTGAACGGCGCGCTGCACGGCAACCTGGGCAACAGCTTTGTCTACAACATTCCGGCCGTGCAACTCATTCTGCAACGCATGCCAGCCACGCTGGAGCTTGCTTTTGCCGCGCTGTTTCTGGCGGTGCTGATCGGAGTGCCGCTAGGCCTGTATGCCGGCCTGTACCCCGAGCATCCCGTCTCCAAAGCCATCATGACGGGCAGCATCGTGGGGTTTTCTCTGCCGACCTTCTGGGTCGGGCTGATGCTCATCATGGCGTTTAGCGTCTCCCTGGGCTGGCTGCCCGCCAGCGGCCGGGACCAGACGGTGGAGGTCGCCGGCGCACAGTGGTCGTGGCTGACGGCAGACGGCTTGCGGCATCTGCTGCTGCCTGCCATCAATCTGTCGCTCTTCAAGATGTCGCTCGTCATTCGCCTGACCCGGGCGGGTGTACGTGAAGTCCTGCCCCAGGAATTCGTCAAATTCGCACGCGCCAAAGGCTTGTCGCCCATGCGCGTGGTGGTGATGCACATCCTGCGCAACACCATGATCCCGCTGGTCACGGTATTGGGGTTGGAGTTGGGCTCGACCATTGCGTTTGCGGTGGTGACCGAAAGCATCTTCGCCTGGCCAGGTGCCGGCAAACTCATTCTGGACAGCATCAACGCACTGGATCGCCCCGTTATCGTCTCCTACCTGGTGGTCGTGGTGTACCTGTTCGTCATGCTCAATCTCATCGTGGACATTCTGTACAAGATGCTCGACCCGCGAGTCAGGCTGGAGGGCGCGCAATGA
- a CDS encoding N-terminal TM domain of oligopeptide transport permease C family protein: MTQTLAPALKRESPWRRNAAEFFASRTAVFGLVVTVLLFLAAALVTCSP; the protein is encoded by the coding sequence ATGACTCAGACGCTTGCTCCCGCGCTCAAGCGCGAATCGCCCTGGCGGCGCAATGCGGCCGAGTTCTTCGCCTCCAGGACCGCCGTGTTCGGGCTGGTGGTAACGGTACTGCTCTTTCTGGCTGCGGCGCTGGTGACCTGCTCCCCGTGA